The stretch of DNA TAGCGCAGGAGGCCTGACAGACTATGAGGAAAAGGCCCGCGTTGCGGCAAAGGCAATGGAGACAGAAAATGCCATCTATGTTCACCTAAAGGGGCCTGACGAGTTTGGCCACGACGGCGACGCAATCGGCAAAATGAAAAACATTGAGGAAATCGACAGAAGATTCTTTGGTACTTTGCTAGACAATATCAATACTGGCAAGGTTGCAATCGTGGTGTCTGCTGATCATTCCACACCATGTATCAACAAGGGCCACTCTGACGATCCTGTTCCTGTCTTGGTTTCAGGAGACATGGTCAAAAAGGACAACAGCACGCGATACACGGAAAACAATGCAAAAATAGGAAGCATAGGACTGCTTGAAGGCGCACAGGTAGTCAAGACGGCAATCCAGATGATCATATAGTAAATAGCGAAATTTTCCCAGAATCCCTAATTGCATCCAGCTTTTGTCTAATCAAGTCCACATTGATTCCATGGTATGATCCAGATGAATTGCTTAGCTTCTCACTTGCTCTGCCCAAAACAGAAAGACAAATCGAATTTTCGTCCTTTTGAAAATGGACCAAAGCCGCAGCAACCAGAATAATTCCCTGAACCAGGTCTTTTTCGCCCTCGTAGCATTTCTTCCAGACTCCTTCCAGAACTTCGTGCGCCTCCCAGAACCGCTCGTCATTAAAGTAAGAAACGCCCTGCTGGATTGCCTCTTCCTTTGGAATGTGTTCTTCTGTTACCAGCCTTGCGTGGTCCAGAGGCGCAATTGGCTTTAGCTTGCCAACCAGATCGTCCATTTTTGATTTGTCAACGGATACATCAAATTCGACGTATTTTGTAGAGACCC from Candidatus Nitrosotenuis aquarius encodes:
- a CDS encoding DUF309 domain-containing protein; the encoded protein is MLHLRNTGFSPSDTSQLLLQARNLGKDCTIRDCRVSTKYVEFDVSVDKSKMDDLVGKLKPIAPLDHARLVTEEHIPKEEAIQQGVSYFNDERFWEAHEVLEGVWKKCYEGEKDLVQGIILVAAALVHFQKDENSICLSVLGRASEKLSNSSGSYHGINVDLIRQKLDAIRDSGKISLFTI